The DNA region ACTGCGTGGTCATGGAGGGCCGCAACCGCGAAGTGCGTCGCCTGTGGGAGTCCCAGGGCGTGGTGGTCAGCCGCCTGAAGCGCGTGCGCTTCGGTCCGGTGTTCCTCACTTCCGACCTGACCATGGGCCGCTGGCGCGAGATGGGCCAGGCCGAGGTGGACATCCTCAGTGGCGAGGTCGGCCTCAAGCCGGTCCTGCTGCCGGAGGTCTCCACCAAGCACAAGGACAAGGTCGAGCGCATGCAGCGCAAGCTGGTCAAGCCGGTGAGCGGCCGTGGCAATCGCCAGGGCAGTGACCGTCCCGCCCGTGGTCCGCGCAGCGAAGGTGGCGAGCGTCCCGCTCGTGGTCGTGGCGAGGGGGCCGAACGTCCGAGCCGCGCGCCGCGTGGTGAAGGTGCCGAGCGTCCGGCCCGCGCACCGCGCCCGGCTGCCCGTGGCGAGCAGGGCCGCAGCACGCCGCTGGCCGAACGCCCGCGCGACGTCGCCAAGAAGCCCCGTGGCAAGCCCCAGGGCGATGCGAGCGAAGTGGCCGAACGCCCGCAGCGCAAGCCGCAGCGTCCGGTGAACAAGCGCACCAACCCGCCGGCGGGCGATGGCCAGCGTCCGGGTTTCGGCCGCAAGCGCTGATCCGCCGATGCAATGAAAAAGGGGCCTGATGGCCCCTTTTTCATGGGTGTCGCTCGCGTCGTCGAGCGGTCAGCCAGCCATGGAGAGGCGGTTGCGGCCGTTGCGCTTGGCCACGTAGAGGGCGCTGTCGGCGCGGCGCAGCAGGCTGTCCACCGATTCGGCCGGCAGCAGGGTGGCGCAGCCCAGGCTCATGGACAGCTCGATCGGACGCCCGCCGACCAGGTACTGGATCTCCATGACGCCCATGCGCAGGCGTTCGCCGACCATGCCGGCGGCTTCGCGGCAGGTACTGGAGAGCAGGACGAGGAATTCCTCGCCGCCGTAGCGGAACACCATGTCGACGTTGCGCAGCTTGGCCTTGAGGGTGGTGGCCACGGCCTTGAGCACTTCGTCGCCGGTGCCGTGGCCGTATTCGTCGTTGATGCGCTTGAAGTGGTCGATGTCCAGCATCAGCACCGACAGCGGCTGTTGGCTGCGACGCGCCAGGTCCACCTCGCGTTGCAGCGCCTGGTCCATGGCGATGCGGTTGCCGGTGTCGGTCAGCGGGTCGCGCAGCGCCGATTGCACGGCGGTGCGATACAGCAGCGCGTTGCGCAGCGGGAAGAGCATGCAGGCCAGCAGGGATTCGAGCTGGCCGAGTTCGGTTTCGTCGAAGCGCTGGCGGCGACGGAAGATCAACTCGCCCAGGTATTCGCCTTCGTGGCTCAGGCGGTAGCCGGCCGAATGCGCGGCGCGTTCGCCATATTCCAGGCGCAGGTCGCTGCTCTGGTGCACATAGGCCAGGGCATCGAGCGGCACCAGGCGCTGCACTTCACGGAAGAACAGGCTGACGATGCGTTCCACATCCAGGCTGGTCTGCAACTGCATGCTCAACTGGCGGCGCAGTTCCAGCAGCGTCATCTGCCGCAGCTTGCTCTGGGCCGGGCTGGTGAAGCCCAGGCGCTGCAGCTTGGCGGCATCGAAATCTATGGTGTTGGTAGGGGTGGACGGGACCATTTGGCGAACCTCTGACGCTCGAAGCGACGACGGAGAGGTCAGAGCGATTTCCGTGCCAGAATCCGATTTCGACCGTAAAAGCGTTTGGATTCAATATCTTGAGGATGCTGGCAAAACGCCGGTGGCAAGCTCTTGCCGGTGATTTGGCGAACGCCTGGCAATGTGATGCCGTTCACGCGAGTGCGGTGCCGGCTTAATGGCGGAAGGGGCGGCGACCTCGGCGGTCGCCGCGTGGGGCGGGTTACTGCGCGTCGAACGCCTGGCCATTGACGCCGGTGCTGTCCGCTCCCATGAGGTAGAGGTAGACCGGCATGATGGCTTCGGGCTCCGGATTGACCTCCGGGTTCTCGCCCGGGTAGGCCTGGGCACGCATGCTGGTGCGGGTGGCGCCGGGGTTGACGCTGTTGGCGCGCACGTTGGCGATGCCGTCGAGTTCGTCGGCCAGTGTCTGCATCAGGCCCTCGGTGGCGAACTTGGAGACGCCGTAGGCCCCCCAGTAGGCGCGCCCCTTGCGGCCGACGCTGCTGGAGGTGAAGACCACCGAGGCGTCGCTGGACAGCTTCAGCAGGGGCAGCAGGGTGCTGGTCAGCATGAACATGGCGTTGACGTTGACCTGCATGACGCGCATGAAGTTGTCGCCCGACAACTGCTCCAGCGGCGTGCGCGGGCCGATGATTGAGGCGTTGTGCAGCAGGCCGTCGAGGCGCCCGAACTCGTTCTCCACCATGGCCGAGAGCTCGTCGTACTGGTGCGGCTGGGCCGTTTCCAGATTGAACGGGATCACCGCCGGCTGCGGATGGCCGGCTGCCTCGATCTCGTCATAGACCTGGTTGAGGTTGGCCTCGGTCTTGCCCAGCAGCAGTACGGTGGCGCCGTGGGCGGCGAAGGTCTTGGCGGCGGCCGCACCGATGCCGCGGCCGGCGCCGGTGATCAGGATGACCCGGCCCTTGAGCAGGTCGGGGCGGGCGGAATACTGGAACATGTCGGGCTCCTTCGGAGAGCTGCAAGCGGCAAGCCTGAAGCTGAAAGTGAGGTGAAGGGGGCGTCTTGCGGCTTGTGGCTTGAAGCTCGCCCCTGCTGCGTCAGCAGCTGCACAGCGCGCGATCGAGCACGGCGCGCAATTGGAGGGGGTGGTCCACGACCACGTCGGCGCCCCAGTGGCTGGGGTTGTCGTCGGGGTGGATGTAGCCGTAGGTGACGGCGGCGGTGCGGGTGCCGGCGGCGCGGCCGGACTCGATGTCGCGCAGGTCGTCGCCGACGAAGAGCACGCTGGCCGGATCCAGTTGCAGGCGGCTGCAAGCCAGCAGCAGGGGCTCGGGGTCGGGCTTGCTGTTCTTCACGTGGTCCGGGCAGATGAGGATCGCCGAGCGCTCGGCCAGGCCCAGCTGCTGCATGATCGGCTCGGCGTAGCGCACCGGCTTGTTGGTGACCACGCCCCAGATCAGGCGGGCCTTCTCGATGTCCTGCAGCAGTGCGTCGATGCCGTCGAAGGGGCGGGTGAACACGGCGCAATGGGCCTGGTAGCGCTCCAGGAATTCCTGGCGCAGGGTCTCGAAACCCTCGGCTTCCGGGTCCATGCCGAAGGTGGCGGCGACCATGGCGCGGGCGCCACCGGAAACCTGGTCGCGGATCAGCTTGTCGTCCAGGGCCGGCAGGCCCCGGTCCGTGCGCATGGCCTGGGCGACGGCGATGAAGTCCGGCGCCGAGTCCAGCAGGGTGCCGTCCATGTCGAAGAGAACCGCTCTGAGGCGCATGGCCGTCACTCCTCGCGCAGGGTGTGGATCATGTAGTTGACGTCCACGTCGCTGGCCAGCTTGTAGTGCTTGGTCAGCGGGTTGTAGGTCAGGCCGATGATGTCCTTGACCTGCAGGCCGGCGGCGCGGCTCCAGGCACCCAGTTCGGAGGGGCGGATGAATTTCTTGAAGTCGTGGGTGCCGCGAGGCAGCAGGCCCATGATGTATTCGGCGCCGACGATGGCGAACAGGTAGGCCTTGGGATTGCGGTTGATGGTGGAGAAGAACACCTGGCCGCCGGGCTTGACCAGGGTCTGGCAGGCACGGATCACCGAGGACGGGTCGGGCACGTGCTCGAGCATCTCCAGGCAGGTGACCACGTCGAACTGCCCGGGCATCTCGGCGGCCAGCTCCTCGGCGGTGATGCGGCGGTATTCCACCGGTACGCCGGATTCCAGCTGGTGCAGGCGGGCCACGGCCAGAGGGGCTTCGCCCATGTCGATGCCGGTGACCTTGGCGCCGCGCTGGGCCATGGCTTCGCTGAGGATGCCGCCGCCGCAACCGACGTCCAGCACCGTCTTGCCGGCGAGGCGGGCGCGCTCGTCGATCCAGTTGACCCGCAGGGGGTTGATGTCGTGCAGCGGTTTGAATTCGCTTTCGCGGTCCCACCAGCGGTGGGCGAGGGCCTCGAATTTGGCGATTTCGGCGTGGTCGACGTTGCTCATGGAGACACCTTTTCCATCAATCAGAATTCAGTGGCCGGCGATCCGCTCGCCCCAGGCTTGCGCGGTGGCGATCAGGCGGGCTTCGTCCTGGCGGGTGAGGCGGCCTGCATCGAGCAGGGCCTTGCCGTCGACCCACACGTGCCGGACGCGATCGCGACCGGTGGCATAGATAAGTTGCGAAACCGGGTCGTACACCGGTTGCTGGGCCAGCCCGGTGAGGTCGAAGGCGACCATGTCGGCGGCCTTGCCGAGCTCCAGCGAGCCGGTGTCCTGTTCCATTCCCAGCGCCCGTGCACCATTGAGCGTAGCCATGCGCAGCGCGCGATGGGCGTCCAGCGCGGTGGCGGAGCCGGCGACCGCCTTGGCCAGCATGGCGGCGGTGCGGGTATCCCCCAGCAGGTCGAGGTCGTTGTTGCTGGCGGCGCCATCGGTGCCGACCGCGACGTTGACCCCGGCGAGCCACAGGCGCTCCACCGGGCAGAAGCCGCTGGCGAGCTTGAGGTTGGATTCGGGGCAGTGGATGACGCTGGTGTTGCTTTCTACCAGCAGTGCCAGGTCGTCATCGCTGATCTGGGTCATGTGCACGGCCTGGAAGCGCGGGCCGAGCAGGCCGAGGCGGGCGAGGCGGGCCATGGGGCGTTCGCCGCGCTGTTCCAGGCTCTGCTGGACCTCGAAGGCCGTCTCCTGGACGTGCATGTGGATGCCGGCGTCCAGTTCCTCGGCGAGCATGCGGATGTTCTCCAGCTTGTCGTCGCTGACCGTGTAGGGCGCGTGGGGGCCGAAGGCGACCTTGATGCGCGGGTGGTGCTTGAGGTCGCTGAACAGCTCCAGGCCATGGCGGATGGCCTCGGCGGCGTCGAGGGCGCCGGGGATCGGGAAATCGATGACGGGGATGGTGATCTGCGCCTTCACGCCACATCCGTGTACCGCTTCGCTGGCGATGGCGGGGTAGAAGTACATCTCGGAGAACGTGGTGATGCCGCCCTTGATCTGTTCGGCGATGGCGAGTTCGGTGCCGTCGCGGACGAAGGCCTCGTCGACCCACTTGGCCTCGGCCGGCCAGATGTGCTGTTCCAGCCAGGTCATCAGCGGCAGGTCGTCGGCCATGCCGCGGAACAGCGACATCGCGGCGTGCCCGTGGGCGTTGACCAGGCCGGGTGCCAGCAGCATGCCGGGCAGCTCGCGTACCTCGGCAGCTGGCCAGCGCAGCGCCTCCTCGCGCTTGGCGATCAGCGCGATCCGACCGTCGCGGACGCCCAGGGCATGGTCGCGGAGGACGACGCCCGCCGGTTCCACGGGGACGATCCAGGTCGGCAGCAGGAGCAGGTCGAGCGGGGCTTTGGCGTCGGGCATGGTGGCGCATCCTGGGCGCAGGAAAATATCGCGGCAGTATACCCGAGCCAGACGGGCGCTGGATCGCTATAATCCGCGGTTTTTCCGCGGGTTTATTGGTGGCGAGGTGTTCCATGCGTGAGCAACTGTTGGCAGCCGAGAAGGTGATCGCCATCGACTGGCGGGACGGGGTCCTGCGTCTGCTCGACCAGCGCCTCCTGCCCCAGGAGGAGACCTGGCTGGAATACGGCACCGCGGCCGGTGTCGCGGAGGCGATCCGCCTGATGGTGGTGCGCGGTGCGCCGGCCATCGGCATCAGTGCCGCCTACGGGCTGGTGCTGGGCGCGCGCGCGCGGCTGGCGGCGGGCGGTGACTGGCGTGAAGCCCTCGAGGAGGACTTCGGTGTGCTGGCCGATTCGCGGCCCACGGCGGTCAACCTGTTCTGGGCGCTCAACCGCATGCGCGAGCGCCTGGATCGGCTGAAGGAGGGCGAGGAGCCGCTGCAGGCGCTGGAGGCGGAAGCCATCGCCATCCATGAAAGCGACCGCGAAGCCAACCTGACCATGGCCCAGCTGGGCATGGAGCTGATCCGCAAGCACCAGGGCAATCCCCAGGCGCTGCTGACCCACTGCAACACCGGCGCCCTGGCCACGGGCGGCTTCGGCACCGCGCTCGGGGTGATTCGTGCGGCCCATCTGGACGGGCTGGTGGAGCGGGTCTACGCCGACGAGACGCGCCCCTGGCTGCAGGGTGCTCGCCTCACGGCCTGGGAGCTGGCGAACGAAGGCGTGCCGGTCAGTCTCAATGCTGATGCGGCGGCGGCCCATCTGATGAAGACGGCCGGCATCACCTGGGTGATAGTCGGGGCCGACCGCATCACCGCCAATGGCGATGTGGCCAACAAGATCGGTACCTACCAGCTGGCGGTCTGCGCCATGCACCACGGCGTGCGTTTCATGGTCGTGGCGCCGAGCTCGACCATCGACATGGCGCTTGAGAGCGGTGACGACATCCCCATCGAGGAGCGTGACGGGCGCGAGTTGCTCGAGTTGGGCGGCAGGCGCGTGGCGGCCGATGTGCACGCGGTGAACCCGGTGTTCGACGTGACCCCGGCCGACCTGATCGACGCGATCGTGACCGAGAAGGGGGTTGTCGAGCGTCCCGATACCGCCAAGCTGGCCCAGTTGATGTGCCGCAAGCGCCTGCATTGAGGCTGAGGCCTGCGCCCGGCGGGGCTGGGTGCAGGGCGGTGACTATGGTAAGCTCCGGCAGTTATCGAGCCTCCCTTTGCAAGGTCGGCATTCCGTGCGGATCCGTGGCTTAACTCGTTGATTTGTCGTGAGTCGTGCTGGCGCTGCCAGGCGACGAGCCCTGCGTCATCCAGGATGGATGTGTCGGGGCTTCACTAGAAAAAGGAATCAGGCTTCTCATGGGCGAACTGGCCAAAGAAATCCTCCCGGTCAATATCGAAGACGAGCTGAAACAGTCCTACCTCGACTACGCGATGAGCGTGATCGTCGGGCGCGCCCTGCCGGATGCGCGCGACGGTCTGAAACCGGTTCACCGTCGCGTGCTGTTCGCCATGAGCGAGCTGGGCAACGACTGGAACAAGCCGTACAAGAAATCCGCCCGTGTGGTCGGTGACGTGATCGGTAAGTACCACCCCCACGGCGACACCGCCGTGTACGACACCATCGTGCGCATGGCCCAGCCCTTCTCCCTGCGCTACATGCTGGTCGACGGCCAGGGCAACTTCGGTTCGGTGGACGGCGACAATGCCGCGGCCATGCGATACACCGAAGTGCGCATGTCCAAGCTGGCCCACGAGCTGCTGGCCGACCTGGACAAGGAAACCGTCGACTGGGTGCCCAACTACGACGGCACCGAGCTGATCCCGGCGGTCATGCCGACCAAGATCCCCAACCTGCTGGTCAACGGTTCCAGCGGTATCGCCGTGGGCATGGCCACCAACATCCCGCCGCACAACCTCTCCGAGGTCATCGACGGCTGCCTGGCGCTGATGGACAACAGCGAGCTGACCGTCGATGAACTGATGCAGTACATCCCCGGCCCGGACTTCCCGACCGCAGGGATCATCAACGGCCGTGCCGGCATCATCGAGGCCTACCGCACCGGTCGTGGCCGCATCTATATACGTGCCCGCGCCGAAATCGAGGACATGGAGAAGGGCGGCAACCGCCAGCAGATCATCGTCACCGAGCTGCCCTACCAGCTGAACAAGGCGCGTCTGATCGAGAAGA from Pseudomonas tohonis includes:
- the mupP gene encoding N-acetylmuramic acid 6-phosphate phosphatase MupP encodes the protein MRLRAVLFDMDGTLLDSAPDFIAVAQAMRTDRGLPALDDKLIRDQVSGGARAMVAATFGMDPEAEGFETLRQEFLERYQAHCAVFTRPFDGIDALLQDIEKARLIWGVVTNKPVRYAEPIMQQLGLAERSAILICPDHVKNSKPDPEPLLLACSRLQLDPASVLFVGDDLRDIESGRAAGTRTAAVTYGYIHPDDNPSHWGADVVVDHPLQLRAVLDRALCSC
- a CDS encoding GGDEF domain-containing protein, translated to MVPSTPTNTIDFDAAKLQRLGFTSPAQSKLRQMTLLELRRQLSMQLQTSLDVERIVSLFFREVQRLVPLDALAYVHQSSDLRLEYGERAAHSAGYRLSHEGEYLGELIFRRRQRFDETELGQLESLLACMLFPLRNALLYRTAVQSALRDPLTDTGNRIAMDQALQREVDLARRSQQPLSVLMLDIDHFKRINDEYGHGTGDEVLKAVATTLKAKLRNVDMVFRYGGEEFLVLLSSTCREAAGMVGERLRMGVMEIQYLVGGRPIELSMSLGCATLLPAESVDSLLRRADSALYVAKRNGRNRLSMAG
- the ubiG gene encoding bifunctional 2-polyprenyl-6-hydroxyphenol methylase/3-demethylubiquinol 3-O-methyltransferase UbiG, producing MSNVDHAEIAKFEALAHRWWDRESEFKPLHDINPLRVNWIDERARLAGKTVLDVGCGGGILSEAMAQRGAKVTGIDMGEAPLAVARLHQLESGVPVEYRRITAEELAAEMPGQFDVVTCLEMLEHVPDPSSVIRACQTLVKPGGQVFFSTINRNPKAYLFAIVGAEYIMGLLPRGTHDFKKFIRPSELGAWSRAAGLQVKDIIGLTYNPLTKHYKLASDVDVNYMIHTLREE
- the mtnA gene encoding S-methyl-5-thioribose-1-phosphate isomerase codes for the protein MREQLLAAEKVIAIDWRDGVLRLLDQRLLPQEETWLEYGTAAGVAEAIRLMVVRGAPAIGISAAYGLVLGARARLAAGGDWREALEEDFGVLADSRPTAVNLFWALNRMRERLDRLKEGEEPLQALEAEAIAIHESDREANLTMAQLGMELIRKHQGNPQALLTHCNTGALATGGFGTALGVIRAAHLDGLVERVYADETRPWLQGARLTAWELANEGVPVSLNADAAAAHLMKTAGITWVIVGADRITANGDVANKIGTYQLAVCAMHHGVRFMVVAPSSTIDMALESGDDIPIEERDGRELLELGGRRVAADVHAVNPVFDVTPADLIDAIVTEKGVVERPDTAKLAQLMCRKRLH
- the rluB gene encoding 23S rRNA pseudouridine(2605) synthase RluB, which gives rise to MNEDEYSPAGEKLQKVLARIGLASRRDIEAWITEGRVKVNGVAATLGQRVDRHDAISVDGRLLKREEETEAVRRVLIYNKPDGEVCTRDDPEGRPTVFERLPRLRAGRWINIGRLDINTTGLLLFTTDGELANRLMHPSYEMDREYAVRVRGEVTEEMLENLKNGVMLEDGPAKFTDIQEAPGGEGFNHWYHCVVMEGRNREVRRLWESQGVVVSRLKRVRFGPVFLTSDLTMGRWREMGQAEVDILSGEVGLKPVLLPEVSTKHKDKVERMQRKLVKPVSGRGNRQGSDRPARGPRSEGGERPARGRGEGAERPSRAPRGEGAERPARAPRPAARGEQGRSTPLAERPRDVAKKPRGKPQGDASEVAERPQRKPQRPVNKRTNPPAGDGQRPGFGRKR
- a CDS encoding TRZ/ATZ family hydrolase gives rise to the protein MPDAKAPLDLLLLPTWIVPVEPAGVVLRDHALGVRDGRIALIAKREEALRWPAAEVRELPGMLLAPGLVNAHGHAAMSLFRGMADDLPLMTWLEQHIWPAEAKWVDEAFVRDGTELAIAEQIKGGITTFSEMYFYPAIASEAVHGCGVKAQITIPVIDFPIPGALDAAEAIRHGLELFSDLKHHPRIKVAFGPHAPYTVSDDKLENIRMLAEELDAGIHMHVQETAFEVQQSLEQRGERPMARLARLGLLGPRFQAVHMTQISDDDLALLVESNTSVIHCPESNLKLASGFCPVERLWLAGVNVAVGTDGAASNNDLDLLGDTRTAAMLAKAVAGSATALDAHRALRMATLNGARALGMEQDTGSLELGKAADMVAFDLTGLAQQPVYDPVSQLIYATGRDRVRHVWVDGKALLDAGRLTRQDEARLIATAQAWGERIAGH
- a CDS encoding YciK family oxidoreductase — its product is MFQYSARPDLLKGRVILITGAGRGIGAAAAKTFAAHGATVLLLGKTEANLNQVYDEIEAAGHPQPAVIPFNLETAQPHQYDELSAMVENEFGRLDGLLHNASIIGPRTPLEQLSGDNFMRVMQVNVNAMFMLTSTLLPLLKLSSDASVVFTSSSVGRKGRAYWGAYGVSKFATEGLMQTLADELDGIANVRANSVNPGATRTSMRAQAYPGENPEVNPEPEAIMPVYLYLMGADSTGVNGQAFDAQ